The Vicinamibacteria bacterium genome segment CTGGGGATGCTGGCCCTAAACGGCCTGCCCCAGCCCTACCACCCGGTCTTTAACGCGCCCCGCTTCGCCCTCGCCACCCGCGACCGCTTCTTCATCTGCGTGGAGGCCACCGATCCCCGGTTCGACCGCGCCGAGACGCGCACGCTCCTGGAGCGCTTGGGTGCGAGCGAGGTCTCGGAGGTGGAGCACTGATGCGCGCGCGCGCGGCTCCCCTCGCGATCGTGGCCGCCCTCATCGGGTGCCGGCAGGACATGCACGACCAACCCCGATACAAGCCGCTCGCGCGCAGCGAGTTTTTCAGCGACCACCGCTCCGCCCGGCCCCTCGTGCCCGGCACCGTGGCCCGCGGCCAGCTCCGGGAGGATCAGGTCCTCTTCACGGGCAAGGAGGGAACGGAGTTCACGAAGACCCTGCCCCTGCCCGTCAGCGCCGACCTCCTGGCCCGGGGCCGGACGCAATTCCAGACCTTCTGCGCGCCCTGCCACGGGGGGGTGGGAAGGGGGGACGGGATGGTCGTGCAGCGCGGCTTCCGGAAGCCCCCCTCCTACCACATTGACCGCCTGCGGGAAACGCCGGTCGGCTACTACTTCGACGTGATCACCAACGGCTTTGGGGCCATGTCCGACTACGCGGCCCAGGTCCCGGTCAAGGACCGCTGGGCGATCGTGGCCTACATCCGGGCCCTCCAGCTCAGCCAGCACGCCACCCTGGGGGACGTGCCCGCCGCGGAGCGCGGCCAGCTTCAGGCGAGCGGGCAATGAGCTCCCCTCCCTTCCCCCTCCCGACCCGCATCGACCGCCTGCAGCAGATCGCCCTCGGGGTGGGCCTCCTGGGCGGCCTCGCCTGCCTCGTTGGCCTCGCGCTCGATCCCCACCAGTTCTTCCGCTCCTACCTCTTCGCCTATCTCTTCTGGGCGGGGGTGGCCGTGGGCTGCATGTCGATCGTGATGATCCACCACCTTTCCGGCGGCTTGTGGGGGCTGGTGATCCGCCGGTTGCTGGAGGCGGGGACACGGACCTTGCTAGTGGTGGCCCTCCTCTTTATCCCCGTGGCCCTGGGCATGGGCCGGCTCTACCCCTGGGTCCACCCCGGGGAAGACAAGCTGCTCCAGTACAAGGCCGTCTACTTGAACGTGCCCTTCTTCCTGGGCCGGGCCGCCTTCTACTTCGCGGCCTGGCTCACGCTCGCCCACTTCCTCAACAAGTGGTCGCGGCAGCTGGACGAGGGGGAGGACCCCAAGGTCTCCCGCCGGCTGCAGGGTCTTTCCGGGGGAGGGCTGATCGTTCTCGGCCTGACCATCACGTTTTCCTCCGTGGACTGGGCCATGTCCCTCGCCCCCCACTGGTTCTCCACCATCTACGGGATGCTATTCATGGTGGGCCAGGTGCTCTCCGCCATGGCTCTCGTGATCGTGCTCCTCGCCTATCTGGGGGGCGAGAAGCCCCTCTCGGAGGCGGTACGCCCGGGCCATGTGCACGACCTGGGCAAGCTGCTCCTGGCCTTTGTAATGCTCTGGGCGTACGTGAACCTCTCCCAGTTCCTGATCACCTGGTCCGGCAACCTAGCGGAGGAAGCCTCCTTCTACATCCACCGGCTGCAGGGCGGCTGGCAGTGGGTGGCCCTGGCCTTGGTGGTCTTCCATTTTGCCCTGCCCTTCCTGCTCCTGCTCTCGCGGGACCTGAAGCGGGACGCCCGCCTCCTGGGACTCCTGGCCGCAGGGGTGTTTCTGGTGCGGTTGCTGGATCTCTATTGGCTGGTCGCCCCCGACCTCACCGGGCACGGTCACGAGGCGGTGGGGCTGGGCGTGGCCGTGCACTGGCTGGATGTGGCCGCGCCCCTGGGGGTGGGAGGGATCTGGCTTTTCTTCTTCGCCCAGGCGCTCCGGGACCGGCCCCTGCTCCCCGTGGGGGATCCGGAGATCCGGGCGCTCCTGGAGGCCCCGGCGGGGGGGACGTCGCGATGACGGAGCAGCCGGCGCCCGGCCATACCGAAGTCGACTTCGAGCGGACCGATGTCGACGCCACCGCCCTCCTCAAGTTCGCCTTCGGGATAGTGGCGGCTACGGGGGCGGTGGTGCTCCTGCTCTGGCGGCTCTATTTCGTCTTCGTGGCTCAGGAGGCGGCCCGGCAACCGGCGCCCCCCGTGATGCGGGCGGACCCCGCGGCGATGGCGCCGGCGGGGCCGAGCCTGCAGCCCCTTCCCTCCCGGGACCTGGCCCGGTTCCGCGCCGAGGAGGACGTCGTCCTCGGCACCTACGGCTGGGTGGACAAGGAGAAGGGCATCGTGCGCATCCCCATCGAACGGGCCATGCGGCTTCTCTCGGAGCGCGGTCTCCCCGCCCCCGCTGCCGCCCCGCCCGTCGCGGCCCCACCCGAGGGCGACCGAGGTCGGGAGTGACAGCGTCGTCCCTGGCCCTGATCCTCTTCCTGGCGGGTATCGCCCCCGCCGGAGGCACCGAGCCGCCCGCCATCCTCAGCGAGATCGGCTTCGACCAGAAGCTCGGCCAGGCCGTGCCCCCCGATCTGGCTTTCCGGGACGAGGGGGGTCGACCCGTCCGCCTCGGCGACTACTTTGGCAGGAAGCCCGTGGTCCTCAACCTCGTCTATTTCGACTGCCCTATGCTCTGCACGGTGAGCTTGAGCGGCCTGGCCAGCGCCCTCGACGTCCTCTCCTTCACCGCCGGCCGGGAGTTCGAGCTCGTGACGATCAGCTTCGATCCGCGCGAGAAACCGGCCCGGGCCGCGGCCGCTAAGAAGGTCCACCTCGAGCGCTATTCCCGCCCGGGGGCGGAGGGGGGCTGGCATTTCCTCACCGGCGACAAGGAGGCCATCGACCGTCTCACCCGCGCGGTGGGCTTCCGCTACGTCTGGGACGAGGAAACCAAGCAGTTCGCCCACCCCGCCGGGCTGCTCGTGCTCACCCCCGAGGGCCGCATCGCCCGCTACCTCTTCGGCATCGAGTACGCGCCCAAGGATCTGCGCCTGGCCCTGGTGGAAGCGGGGGCGGGCCGGGTCGGCACCCCCTTCGACCAGGTCCTGCTCTACTGCTTCAAGTACGACCCCCACCGGGGCCGCTACAGCGCCCAGATCCTGAACCTCGTCCGGCTGGGCGCCGGCCTCACCGTTCTCGCTCTGGGTGCTCTCATCCTCACCCTCCGGCGCCGGGAGAATGACCAGGCTCTCGCCCAGCCCGCGGTCCAGGGTTCATGACGGGATTTCCGCTCTTTCCCGAGCGCGCCTCCACGCTCGCGGGCGAGGTCGACGCCCTCTATCTCTACCTGGTCCTGGTTTCCGTCTTCTTCTCGGTGGGGATCGCCCTCACCCTGATCGTCTTTGCCGTCCGCTTCCGCCGCCGCTCGGAAACGGAATGGCCGGGCGAGATTGAAGGCTCCACCAACCTGGAGCTGACCTGGACCATCATCCCCTTCCTCCTCACGGTGGTGATGTTCGTCTGGGGCGCCCGGGTCTTCTTTCACATGAACCGGCCCCCCGACGACGCCATGGCCGTGAACGTGGTGGGCAAGCGCTGGATGTGGAAGCTCCAGCACCCCACCGGCCAGCGCGAGATCAACGAGCTGCACGTCCCCGTGGGCCGGCCGGTCAAGCTCACCCTGACCTCGGAGGATGTGATCCACAGCTTCTTCGTCCCCGCTTTCCGCATCAAGAAGGACGCGGTGCCCGGACGCTACAGCGTCGCCTGGTTCGAGGCCACCAAGCCGGGAACCTACCATCTCTTCTGCGCGGAGTACTGCGGGACCGAGCACTCCAAGATGATCGGCCGCATCGTGGTCTTGGAGCCGGCCGAATACCAGACCTGGCTAGCGGGCGGACCCGCGCCCGTGTCCCCGGCCGCGGCGGGGGAGAAGCTCTTCACGGAACTGAACTGCATCACCTGCCACCGGGCGGACTCGGGAGGCCGGGGGCCCCTCCTGCAGGGTCTCTTCGGCAAGACCGTGCGGCTGCAGGGCGGGGAGACGGTGGTAGCCGACGAAGCCTACATCCGGGAATCGATCTTGAATCCGGCCGCCAAGATCACGGCCGGCTACCAGCCGATCATGCCCACCTACCTGGGCCAGGTCAGCGAGGAGTCGCTCCTGCAGCTCATTGCCTACCTAAAGTCCCTTTCGCCGCCGTCGGGGGAGGGCGCGCCCCTGCCCGCGGCGGCCGGGGGACCGCCTCCCTCCAAGGCCCGGGCGCGCGAAGACCGGAACCCATGACGACACCGGCCACCGCCCTTCCCAAGGTGCACTACCTCAACGCCGACTATGGGTGGAGGTCGTGGCTCTTCACCACCGACCACAAGCGCATCGCCATCCTGTACCTCGTCTCCATCACCCTCATGTTCTTCCTGGGCGGAGCCTATGCGGTCGTGATCCGCCTGAACCTGCTCGAGCCCACGGGCAGCCTGGTCTCCGCCGAGACCTACAACAAGCTCTTCACCGCCCACGGCGTGATCATGGTCTTCTTCTTCCTGATCCCATCGATCCCGGCGACCCTCGGGAACTTCCTCATCCCCCTCATGATCGGGGCCAAGGATCTGGCCTTCCCCCGTTTGAACCTTCTCTCCTGGTACGTGTACATCGTGGGGGCCGTCTTCACCCTCTACGCTCTGGTGGCGGGGGGGCTCGACACCGGCTGGACCTTCTATACGCCCTACAGCACGGCCTTCGCCAATACCAACGTGATCGCGGCCGGGATCGGCATCTTCATCACCGGTTTCTCCTCCATCCTCACCGGCCTCAACTTCATCGTGACCATCCACAAGATGCGGGCCCCGGGCCTGACCTGGTTCCGTCTCCCCTTATTCGTGTGGGCCCACTACGCGACCTCCCTGGTCCAGATCCTGGGCACCCCCGTCATCGCCATCACCCTCCTGCTCGTGGTCCTGGAGAGGGCCTTCCATTTCGGCTTCTTCGACCCTAACCGGGGGGGCGACCCCGTGCTCTTCCAGCACCTCTTCTGGTTCTACTCCCACCCCGCCGTCTACATCATGATCTTGCCCTCCATGGGGGTGATCAGCGAGCTCGTGACCTGCTTCTCCCGCAAGCGGGTCTTCGGCTACAACTTCATCGCCATGTCCAGCCTGGCCATCGCCGGCCTCGGCTTCCTGGTCTGGGCCCACCACATGTTCGTGGCCGGAATCTCGGTCTATTCGGCCATGATCTTCTCCGCCCTCAGCTTCCTGGTGGCCATCCCCTCCGCGATCAAGGTCTTCAACTGGACGGCCACCCTATTCCGGGGCTCGGTCTCCTGGCAGACCCCGATGCTGTACGCATTCGGGTTCATCGGTCTCTTCACGATCGGGGGGCTCACCGGGCTCTTCCTGGCCAGCCTCGGCATCGACGTCCACGTGACCGACACCTACTTCGTGATCGCCCACTTCCACTACATCATGGTGGGGGGAGCCATCATGGGCTACCTCGGAGGCCTGCACTACTGGTGGCCGAAGATGACGGGCCGCCTCTACCCGGAGTGGTGGGCGCGGGTCTCGGCGGTGGTGGTCTTCCTGGGATTCAACCTCACCTTCCTTCCCCAGTTCATCCTCGGCTACCTGGGCATGCCCCGCCGCTACCACGCCTATCCGCCTGAGTTCCAGGTCCTGAACGTCATGTCCTCGGCGGGGGCCTCGATCCTGGGCGTGGGCTACCTGATCCCGATGGTCTACCTGGCCTGGTCCATGCGCTACGGCAAGGTCGCGCCCGCCAATCCCTGGCCCGCCACCGGCCTCGAGTGGCAGACCACCTCTCCGCCCCCCACGGAGAACTTCTCCCGGACACCGGTGGTGCACGAAGAGGTTTACGACTACTCGGGTCCCCCCAAGGAGGCCGCCCTTGTCTGAGGCGCAGGCGGGCACCCTCGCCCATCACTTCGCGGACCTCGAGCAGCAGAGGGAGGCTTCCGCCCTCGGCATGTGGGTCTTCCTGGTGACGGAGCTCCTTTTCTTCGGCGGCCTGTTCTCGATCTATTCCGTTTACCGGCACTCGTACTACGAAGCGTTCTCCGCGGGCAGCCACCACCTCTCCTGGAGGCTCGGGTTCATCAACACCCTCGTCCTCATTGGCAGCAGCTTCACGATGGCTATGGCCGTCTACTCGGCGGCCACGGGGAGGCGCGCCCGCATCGTGCTTTTCCTGATCCTCACCATCCTCCTGGGTTCCGTCTTCCTGGGCGTGAAAGTCGTGGAGTACGCGGAGAAGATCGGCCCCTGCCTGGGGGACGGGCCCCACGCGGGGTGCCTCCTACCCGGGCCCCGCTTCGACGGCGAGGTCCTCCACCTGGAGGGGGAGCGGGCACGGGAGGCCCAGATCTACTTCTCGCTCTACTTTGGGATGACCGGCCTGCACGCGACCCACATGATCATCGGCATCCCCATCCTCGGCATCATCGCCCGTATGGCCTACCGCGGGCGCTTCCGCCCCGAGTGGCACACCCCCGTGGAGCTGGTCGGGCTCTACTGGCACTTCGTGGACATCGTGTGGATCTTCCTCTTCCCCCTCCTTTATCTCATCGGGCACCACTGACATGTCGCGCCCCCACGTCGTTTCCTGGCCGAGCTACTTGGGCGTCTTCCTCGTCCTTGCCGCCCTCACCGCGGCCACGGTCTGGGCGGCGGGGCAGGACTTTGGCTCCTTCAACACCATGGTGGCCCTCACCATCGCGGTCGTGAAGGCCACCCTGGTCGTTCTCTACTTCATGCATCTCCGCTACAGCCCCCGGCTGACCATCCTCGTGGTCTTCATGGGCTTCGTGTGGTTGGCCATCCTGATTCTGCTCACCATGAGCGACTACCTGAGCCGGGGCTGGTCGATCGTCACCCGCTAGACGTCGATCACTCCCGCTCCCCGCTTCCGCCGGGCGCGCGGCAAGCGGGCCGGGCGGCCGCCGTCACATAATCGTCACGGAGCTCCCCTACTGTGGAAGGTCTCCCCGGCCCCCAGAGGTACCGAAGATGCGTTTGCTACCGCGAGTCGTGCTCCTCACCGTAGCCACCGGCGTCGCGCTCTTCGGCCGGCCGGCCGCGAGCGAGCCGATCCGGGGCGTGGGGGCGGCCCTGCCCAAGGCCGTCTACGCGGAGTGGGCGCGGAGCTTCGAGGCCAAGACGCATGTCGCGGTCTCGTATTCGGCGGTGTCGCCTACGGCGGCCCTCGGCGAGCTCGCCACCGGCCACGCGAATTTTGGCGCCTCCGAAGTGCCCCTCCTGGTGGAGCAGCTCGCGGCCAAGGGCCTCGTACAGTTCCCGACCGTCATCGGCGGCGTCGTTCCCGTGGCCAACGTTCCCGGTGTCGCCCCGGGGACGCTCAAGCTCACCGGCCTCCTGCTCGCCGACATCTTCCTGGGAAAGGTCAAGACCTGGGACGACCCCGCGATCAAGGCATTGAACGGGGAGTTGGACCTGCCCAGTCGGTCCATTAGAGTGGTTCATCCCACGGAGGCCTCGGGGTCGACCTATATCTTCACCACCTACTTGTCGAGCGTGAGCCCGGAGTGGAAGCGTCGCGTCGGCCGGGGCTTCACCGTGGTCTGGCCAGTGGGAGAGGAGCGGGCAGCAACCGTGGAGCTCGGGTCCTTCGTCCGGAAGACGTTCGGAGCCGCTGGTTTCGTCGACTTCGCCACTGCTGCGGACGAGGGTCTGCCCCGGACGAAAATGCGGAATCGGGAAGGGGAGTTCGTCACTCCAAACCCCGTCTCCTTCCAGGCCGCGGCTGCCAACGCCCCCTGGGAGTCGGCGGCCGCCTTCGGCCTCCTCCTCGTGGATGTTCCCGGACGCGGGTGCTGGCCGTTGACGGCGCCGGTTTTCGCGCTCGTGCCCCATGCGCCGAAAGACTCGAACCAAGCCCTGGAGGTGCTCCGGTTCTTCGACTGGGCTTTCAAGAACGGAGCCCGGATCGCCAGCGAGGCTGGATATGTGGCCCTGCCCCCCCCGGTGACGGCGCTGGTCGAGAAGGCCTGGATGCGTCAGGTGAAGGACGCCCGCGGGACCTCCATCTGGACGGGCCCCGGACCGGGCGGCAACTGAGCCGAACCCGGTGAGGGGCCCCGGACGGAGGGTCTCCTAGGGCAAGGCGGGCGGGCGGCGCGGGCCCTAGAGCCCGCTGCGGGCGGAGGGCAGTTGGGAGAGCCCCCCCGCGGAACCGTCGAGGGAGCCCTGGAGGATGATGCGACCGGAGGGGACCTCGTTCATGCGCCGGAGGATCAGCCACAGCCCGATCATCAGGACGAGGAGGACCACGAGCAGGGGCAGAAGCCACTGGGTCTTGTCGCGCTTGTTCCGGTGCCGGTGCTTGCGCCTCCGACGCATCCCGCTGCCTTCCCCGAGCTCGGCGGCCGCGTCGGTCGAGTCGCTCGAGAGGCCGGTCGCGGGGTCGTTCTCGGAGAGGGAGGGGGCGGACACGGGAAGGGGAGGTGGCAGCTCGCGGCGGATCTCGTCCAGATCGCCCGCCATGACCCACTCGGACAGCCCCGGGTGCCAGATCAGCGTCGTCTCGGGAATCTCACCGGCCAGGATGAGGTCGACCAGGCGAGAGACGTCCACCGGGCCGTGGCGCCGCCCCCCGTGGGCATAGAACCATCGCGAGGCGGCAGCACCCTCAGCCATGTGATTGGACGCTGCTAGAGATTAGCGAGCGGGAGGGCCCTGTCAAGGGGCACTCCCCGGAGGGCGCCCGGAGAGGGGGGCGCCCCGAGGCCCCTCACCCTCCCGTCCCGCCGACAATCTCGAAGGACGTCTTGAAGTCGAGGTCCGGCCTCAGGCTGTGCCAGACCGAGCAGTATTTTTCCCGGGAGAGGGACAAGGCCCGCTCCAGCTTTTCCGCGGGGATGTCGCCCGTGACCGCGAAGTGCAGGGTCACGGTCACGAGCCGCTTGGGGTCTTCGCGAGCGCGTTCGCCGATGAGGTGCGCGTGCACGGCTCGGGGGTCCAGGCGCCCCTTCTTCAGGATGTGGACGACATCGATGGCCATGCAGCCGGCCAGGCTGAGGGCCAGGGCCTCCACGGGGGTCGGCCCCGCCTGGCCCGCGCTGTCCAGGATCATCTCCACGGAGCCCGTGCGCCCCGCGAAGCGCAGGTCTCCCCGCCAATCGAGATCCACGGTCACGGGGGCGGTCATGGCGTGGTCTAAGGGGCCTCCCAGAGCGGTCTCAAGCGGGTACGGGGGGGAAGAGTCCCAGGCGCTGCCGGATCTCCGCCTGCACCTCCGGCGGCGGCCGGGTGCCGTCGGCCACCACCACCAGTTCCTTGCGCCGGAACAGGTCGAGGATGGGCCGGGTCTGGCCGTGGTAGTCGGCCAGGCGGTCGCGCACCGCCTGCAGAGTATCGTCCGGCCGCGTGACCAGCCTCCCCCCGCAGACGTCGCAGGTGTCGGGCCGGGCGGGTCGGTGGTGGATCAGGTTGAAGTCGAGCCCGCAGCTCGAGCAGAGGCGGCGGCTCAGGACGCGCTCGAGGACGACCATGTCCGGGACCTCGAGGAGGATCACGGCGTCGATGTCGTAGGCCTCCAGGAAGAACTCGGCCTGGGTCCGGTCCCGGGGGAAGCCGTCCAGGACGAAGCCGTAGTTCCAGTCGTGCTGGTCGAGACGGGTCCTTATCACCTCGGAGACGAGCTCGTCCGGGACCAGCTCCCCCGCGGCCACGCTGCGCTTCACGCGGGCCCCCAGTTTCGTGTGGTGCTGGATGTTCCAGCGCAGGATGTCGCCCACGC includes the following:
- a CDS encoding cytochrome c, whose protein sequence is MRARAAPLAIVAALIGCRQDMHDQPRYKPLARSEFFSDHRSARPLVPGTVARGQLREDQVLFTGKEGTEFTKTLPLPVSADLLARGRTQFQTFCAPCHGGVGRGDGMVVQRGFRKPPSYHIDRLRETPVGYYFDVITNGFGAMSDYAAQVPVKDRWAIVAYIRALQLSQHATLGDVPAAERGQLQASGQ
- a CDS encoding SCO family protein, with the translated sequence MTASSLALILFLAGIAPAGGTEPPAILSEIGFDQKLGQAVPPDLAFRDEGGRPVRLGDYFGRKPVVLNLVYFDCPMLCTVSLSGLASALDVLSFTAGREFELVTISFDPREKPARAAAAKKVHLERYSRPGAEGGWHFLTGDKEAIDRLTRAVGFRYVWDEETKQFAHPAGLLVLTPEGRIARYLFGIEYAPKDLRLALVEAGAGRVGTPFDQVLLYCFKYDPHRGRYSAQILNLVRLGAGLTVLALGALILTLRRRENDQALAQPAVQGS
- the coxB gene encoding cytochrome c oxidase subunit II, producing the protein MTGFPLFPERASTLAGEVDALYLYLVLVSVFFSVGIALTLIVFAVRFRRRSETEWPGEIEGSTNLELTWTIIPFLLTVVMFVWGARVFFHMNRPPDDAMAVNVVGKRWMWKLQHPTGQREINELHVPVGRPVKLTLTSEDVIHSFFVPAFRIKKDAVPGRYSVAWFEATKPGTYHLFCAEYCGTEHSKMIGRIVVLEPAEYQTWLAGGPAPVSPAAAGEKLFTELNCITCHRADSGGRGPLLQGLFGKTVRLQGGETVVADEAYIRESILNPAAKITAGYQPIMPTYLGQVSEESLLQLIAYLKSLSPPSGEGAPLPAAAGGPPPSKARAREDRNP
- the ctaD gene encoding cytochrome c oxidase subunit I; protein product: MTTPATALPKVHYLNADYGWRSWLFTTDHKRIAILYLVSITLMFFLGGAYAVVIRLNLLEPTGSLVSAETYNKLFTAHGVIMVFFFLIPSIPATLGNFLIPLMIGAKDLAFPRLNLLSWYVYIVGAVFTLYALVAGGLDTGWTFYTPYSTAFANTNVIAAGIGIFITGFSSILTGLNFIVTIHKMRAPGLTWFRLPLFVWAHYATSLVQILGTPVIAITLLLVVLERAFHFGFFDPNRGGDPVLFQHLFWFYSHPAVYIMILPSMGVISELVTCFSRKRVFGYNFIAMSSLAIAGLGFLVWAHHMFVAGISVYSAMIFSALSFLVAIPSAIKVFNWTATLFRGSVSWQTPMLYAFGFIGLFTIGGLTGLFLASLGIDVHVTDTYFVIAHFHYIMVGGAIMGYLGGLHYWWPKMTGRLYPEWWARVSAVVVFLGFNLTFLPQFILGYLGMPRRYHAYPPEFQVLNVMSSAGASILGVGYLIPMVYLAWSMRYGKVAPANPWPATGLEWQTTSPPPTENFSRTPVVHEEVYDYSGPPKEAALV
- a CDS encoding cytochrome c oxidase subunit 3 family protein, which translates into the protein MSEAQAGTLAHHFADLEQQREASALGMWVFLVTELLFFGGLFSIYSVYRHSYYEAFSAGSHHLSWRLGFINTLVLIGSSFTMAMAVYSAATGRRARIVLFLILTILLGSVFLGVKVVEYAEKIGPCLGDGPHAGCLLPGPRFDGEVLHLEGERAREAQIYFSLYFGMTGLHATHMIIGIPILGIIARMAYRGRFRPEWHTPVELVGLYWHFVDIVWIFLFPLLYLIGHH
- a CDS encoding cytochrome C oxidase subunit IV family protein, whose amino-acid sequence is MSRPHVVSWPSYLGVFLVLAALTAATVWAAGQDFGSFNTMVALTIAVVKATLVVLYFMHLRYSPRLTILVVFMGFVWLAILILLTMSDYLSRGWSIVTR
- the pstS gene encoding phosphate ABC transporter substrate-binding protein PstS; this encodes MRLLPRVVLLTVATGVALFGRPAASEPIRGVGAALPKAVYAEWARSFEAKTHVAVSYSAVSPTAALGELATGHANFGASEVPLLVEQLAAKGLVQFPTVIGGVVPVANVPGVAPGTLKLTGLLLADIFLGKVKTWDDPAIKALNGELDLPSRSIRVVHPTEASGSTYIFTTYLSSVSPEWKRRVGRGFTVVWPVGEERAATVELGSFVRKTFGAAGFVDFATAADEGLPRTKMRNREGEFVTPNPVSFQAAAANAPWESAAAFGLLLVDVPGRGCWPLTAPVFALVPHAPKDSNQALEVLRFFDWAFKNGARIASEAGYVALPPPVTALVEKAWMRQVKDARGTSIWTGPGPGGN
- a CDS encoding DUF4339 domain-containing protein, coding for MAEGAAASRWFYAHGGRRHGPVDVSRLVDLILAGEIPETTLIWHPGLSEWVMAGDLDEIRRELPPPLPVSAPSLSENDPATGLSSDSTDAAAELGEGSGMRRRRKHRHRNKRDKTQWLLPLLVVLLVLMIGLWLILRRMNEVPSGRIILQGSLDGSAGGLSQLPSARSGL
- a CDS encoding OsmC family protein — translated: MTAPVTVDLDWRGDLRFAGRTGSVEMILDSAGQAGPTPVEALALSLAGCMAIDVVHILKKGRLDPRAVHAHLIGERAREDPKRLVTVTLHFAVTGDIPAEKLERALSLSREKYCSVWHSLRPDLDFKTSFEIVGGTGG
- a CDS encoding nucleoside monophosphate kinase; translated protein: MRKYIVMGAQGSGKGTQAKMLAEAFDLVHISVGDILRWNIQHHTKLGARVKRSVAAGELVPDELVSEVIRTRLDQHDWNYGFVLDGFPRDRTQAEFFLEAYDIDAVILLEVPDMVVLERVLSRRLCSSCGLDFNLIHHRPARPDTCDVCGGRLVTRPDDTLQAVRDRLADYHGQTRPILDLFRRKELVVVADGTRPPPEVQAEIRQRLGLFPPVPA